In a single window of the Elusimicrobiota bacterium genome:
- a CDS encoding FG-GAP-like repeat-containing protein: MIECKTKISPKSKKIIKYMNTRTLEHNNIRTEVKGGKDMGKIIRWGMMLIAVTFVSCMVTRSWADFYPGTADNIYRDYTKIAQLGVCGNPVTASWFFKSNGGQCDPTPPSNAPVPYTLTGVDIANATKAEVYVTFWGGHNKVTGHKFNVNGGTQFYYMPQLTGTPTASSNYLKFQYSAAPTAIPISTLVSGNNTIGVTAETQPDGVPFYWVYSVTVRVYYDSSKLHPTGTISVTPGADSQTFTANVPAYTGGIRQVDYIGNYKDYNWEGDGRFQNWHHTYKNGILDKHIGTGSGTSYSATWDTRWVPDQDQPMKAVARIVGNDGMCYITDAVNLNFSRNYSIKLISSIDVPQGFGVASYGPVTSYCHYNIDTMTNATAAKLIIHTFAGSGECWNNTADDATIRELGINGTVLAGTPGTGTPASIPIGISLANGGNAFNTYDITNLSYLHSGSNEFFIRCNTAHHWLEVTWPGPALLVKYNTVGMPTASITSPSNSATFSAPANITINATATDSDGTITKVEFYQGTTKLGEDTVSPYSYAWSNVPGGSYTLTVKATDNSGNITTSNPVSITVSGGSTVGGWWDTNWNYRVGLDIQAGAYTRTNKPVEKDINFTTLVTGLGGSGAFDPGSIRVVEVLGDGTVVNANVPFQFNQSSTYNATTNASGTLVFIMDNTTVANATRYYHVYFNTGTSMTAPTVTPQVTLTDNVMVEGQSSYKLDTANATYMYHKIGGGFASIIDKQNNDWISYKQTPHNSSGGSFRGIPNLGVCGHPGYTADAYDPTTVLGANSTIVSQGPLKTTIHSITTDNNWEWTWDFYPTYAKMTLLKRDPAKSYWFLYEGTPGGSFVAGSDYYYRSSDTSQQSGSTAFGADIPSPEWIYFADGTINRSLFLVNNTDDSLTDSHHAMTDSGGSMTVFGFGRGTTADPSSTANWLTACPAYFTIGLADSRDYATTSKTIESAWRDLGIVQRTAEKKDGSITPPPPSLTLSFKEVTLNAAGYLYGRAIGDIDGDGKSEVVANDWASYSLGSHGLVYFDYPDATEKTLISFSGYPDYTYWRSDDIRLADMNKDGKLDVIGGISATYGDNNNCMVELWENMGGGVWTRHNLDTAANTYYIKNIVIADIDRDGKLDVVIRTDPYSSSLSANICIYFQDTLNSWVKKSFNTVIDEGMDVGDIDGDGYPDIAIGGRWYKTPATGQRTGTYTAYDFASKWLPTSPEQSGFPSWAQGGCRVKIADLNDDGKNEILVSPAEAPTKTLPVAYYTSNNPTGGVSAWTEHVLEANIQNAHTLEVADFDKNGKLDVLCGGIGLNNFGDNADKGLWVYLQSPDGTFTRSNITQATKGAYCAIIGDLNNDGDIDIANVSSFTNGPSTVYENLASAFSLDKWTYKQIDNSREVYRTTPWTVAFFGITAADLTGHNNGYKDIVSGKYFYRNPGGDMTGTWNRTTFPVNCDGILAVDVDSDAYADVIAEMLPDVYWLEATSPDGSSWVVRATIGQVPATVHGLGQGAALAQIIPGGKPEIVITGGSTGSETYYFQIPTTNPEAGNWPRTLVTSAGSDEMIGVGDIDKDGNLDIAAADRSTPYQVAWWKNPGVAGQANWTKYVIGTINVGPASGFPNCARLADINGDGRLDLVISAEDYLSTGPNSPSYWYECPANPTANNWICHTIAMGSALNSLDVADVDKDGDIDVMVGEMKTNKRLWIYENNGQGTLTSHLVASGYETNGAKMLDLDGDGDLDIVSPTFDAPQYLHMWRNDAVGTGTPVNTPPTVNISAIDVTNGNIAPATLTIKVNASDTDGIKQVDFYSNSNWIGTDTSSPYEFAWTVNNPGDYSIQAKATDNGTPNATAMSAAQVVTITGVTPPATQQAYPAGVAWLVGTGTTTIQSEDYDMVTNGVAEGEAYHDTTTSNKGGGYRTAEGVDVRAITSDAGGGYQVGWTVPGEWLEYSINVNQAGNYKIILRGANGETSDGGPMHIEFVQNNATYVQTTPSVGTPPTGSYETFTDVTLSAGVTLNAGNQIMKLVMDNSSAVGNGDINYIQLVLVSAETPNTVATPTISPAAGTYSGSVSVTLTCATGGAEIRYTTNGTDPTSSSTLYSAPFTLTANATVKACAFKTAMTDSSINSVAYIITNTSTQQAYPAGVAWLVGTGSTTIQVEDYDMVTSGSGEGVAYHDTTPGQEDASNTYRPTEGVDVEACTDIGVGYDIGYTIVGEWLEYSVNVNQSGKYKIVLRTARGTTVDDMVHLSFIQNSATYLVTPSVSLPGTGGWQVWVDTEVATDVTLNAGNQIMRLELDSSAATYCSNFNYIKLIRTSAETINTVETPTISPSAGTYSNSVTVTLGCATSGAEIRYTTNGTDPTSSSTLYSAPFTLTASATVRARAFKAAMTDSSVNSVAYTVTIASPQQSYGNNGNPWQIITGTTTIEVENFDTVTSGIAEGEAYHDMDATNRGGAYRTTDGVDIEAVTGASNGYDIGYVVPGEWLEYSVNVNQDGDYKIIVSAGNGGTTASPFHVEFGPHNATNIVTPSVSIPNTGGWTTFTDITVANSVTLAAGNQIMKLVMETGSASNNGNFDYIKLIRQTPDTTPPVVSAVVSANITGSGLVITWTTNEPANSKIEYGLTTSYGSATVITDTTGVYTHSVTLSGLTEKTAYHYRMVSVDMNGNTTMTGDYSFTTTAYDTTAPVISNVSAGVTQNSAVIKWNTDENSDSQVGYGTTTLMGTATTLDATSTRLHSVSLSGLQKGKTYYYKVYSKDATGNLATSSQYSFKTYNLKHKIYTYYYDDGTTTTKVGATPAVSLKFKVQVYNVDENSIATDYTGTLTLTTKNSKGTELDTTDSTLVTADAGEKEVAIPFRSDINTVELSGDTTAPVVIGFNDMYIAKLVGYQGGSIRGANGLKILIPTGVLSANKYLASIKTSAAPEVKNTMKYVNTLNPICYDFGELTFNNNAPVLENQTFTRAVNITIPYTAADIGTLNEDGLRIYYWTGTDWELVSGVQTVDKSNNTITATVKHFSTYRILGSYVSADMSNVKVYPNPYNPDTAVLGKLKIINLPMNSVMKLYSVDGELIRELKELDFGNLGWLEWDGKNGDGDKVARAVYIYHIEDAAGNKKTGKIGLIR, translated from the coding sequence ATGATAGAATGTAAAACAAAAATAAGTCCGAAGTCAAAAAAGATTATAAAATATATGAACACGAGAACATTAGAACATAATAACATAAGAACTGAAGTAAAAGGGGGTAAAGATATGGGTAAGATTATTAGATGGGGTATGATGTTAATAGCAGTAACATTTGTTAGTTGCATGGTTACAAGAAGCTGGGCTGATTTTTATCCAGGGACGGCTGACAACATTTACAGAGATTATACTAAAATAGCACAACTTGGCGTTTGTGGAAATCCGGTAACAGCAAGTTGGTTTTTTAAATCTAATGGCGGACAATGTGATCCAACCCCACCATCAAACGCTCCGGTTCCGTATACTTTAACCGGCGTTGATATTGCCAACGCAACGAAAGCAGAAGTATATGTAACTTTTTGGGGCGGACACAATAAGGTAACCGGTCATAAGTTCAACGTAAATGGTGGAACGCAATTTTATTATATGCCACAACTTACCGGTACACCTACTGCTTCTTCTAATTATCTTAAATTTCAATATTCCGCAGCACCAACAGCTATTCCTATATCCACGTTAGTTTCAGGAAATAATACTATTGGAGTTACTGCTGAAACTCAGCCTGACGGCGTTCCGTTTTACTGGGTATATTCGGTTACAGTACGTGTCTATTATGATAGTTCAAAACTTCATCCTACGGGAACTATATCAGTGACTCCTGGAGCTGATAGTCAAACTTTCACTGCCAATGTGCCCGCATATACAGGTGGAATAAGGCAAGTAGACTATATCGGGAACTATAAAGATTATAACTGGGAAGGTGATGGCCGTTTTCAAAACTGGCATCATACATATAAGAACGGAATACTTGATAAACATATAGGTACTGGTTCCGGTACTTCTTATTCAGCAACATGGGATACCCGCTGGGTACCCGACCAGGACCAACCAATGAAAGCAGTAGCTCGTATAGTTGGTAACGATGGTATGTGTTATATCACAGATGCTGTTAATCTTAACTTTTCCAGGAACTATTCCATAAAATTAATTTCTTCTATTGATGTTCCACAAGGTTTTGGTGTCGCCAGTTATGGTCCAGTTACAAGCTACTGTCATTATAATATTGATACAATGACCAATGCAACAGCTGCAAAACTTATTATTCATACTTTTGCCGGTTCAGGAGAGTGTTGGAACAATACAGCAGATGATGCTACTATACGTGAATTGGGAATTAATGGTACTGTGTTAGCCGGTACACCGGGCACAGGCACACCGGCAAGTATTCCTATTGGTATATCATTAGCGAATGGGGGTAACGCTTTTAATACTTATGATATCACAAATCTTAGTTATTTGCATTCCGGCTCAAATGAATTTTTTATCAGGTGCAATACGGCACACCATTGGCTTGAGGTAACTTGGCCGGGACCGGCATTATTAGTGAAATATAATACTGTCGGCATGCCTACGGCGAGTATAACAAGTCCGTCTAATAGTGCAACATTTTCAGCACCGGCGAATATAACAATCAATGCAACAGCAACTGACAGTGATGGAACAATAACCAAGGTAGAATTTTATCAAGGTACTACTAAGTTAGGTGAAGATACAGTAAGTCCATATAGTTATGCATGGTCAAATGTCCCGGGAGGTAGTTATACACTTACAGTAAAAGCAACAGATAATAGTGGAAACATAACGACATCAAATCCTGTAAGTATCACCGTGTCAGGAGGTTCAACAGTAGGCGGTTGGTGGGATACCAATTGGAATTATAGAGTAGGGTTGGATATTCAGGCAGGAGCATATACAAGGACCAATAAACCCGTAGAAAAAGATATTAATTTTACAACATTAGTAACCGGTCTTGGAGGAAGTGGAGCATTTGACCCGGGTTCTATCCGTGTAGTAGAAGTACTTGGAGATGGTACAGTAGTTAATGCAAATGTTCCGTTCCAGTTTAACCAATCAAGCACATATAATGCAACAACAAACGCGTCCGGCACACTTGTGTTTATTATGGATAATACGACAGTAGCGAATGCAACGAGATATTATCATGTATATTTTAACACAGGGACAAGTATGACAGCTCCCACAGTAACCCCACAGGTAACACTGACAGATAATGTAATGGTAGAAGGACAATCGAGTTATAAATTAGATACAGCGAATGCGACTTATATGTATCATAAAATAGGTGGTGGTTTTGCCAGTATAATAGACAAACAAAACAATGACTGGATATCATACAAGCAAACACCTCATAACAGTTCAGGAGGTTCATTCCGCGGAATACCAAATCTGGGTGTATGTGGTCATCCCGGATATACAGCAGATGCATATGACCCGACAACTGTTCTTGGCGCCAATTCAACAATAGTAAGTCAGGGTCCTTTAAAAACTACTATTCATTCAATAACAACAGATAACAACTGGGAATGGACATGGGATTTCTATCCTACTTATGCAAAGATGACATTATTGAAAAGGGACCCTGCAAAAAGTTATTGGTTTTTATATGAAGGCACTCCTGGTGGGTCATTTGTAGCGGGTAGTGATTATTACTATAGGTCAAGTGATACAAGTCAACAAAGCGGTTCGACGGCTTTTGGTGCGGACATACCATCTCCTGAATGGATATATTTTGCAGATGGAACAATAAACAGGAGTTTATTTTTAGTTAATAATACTGATGATTCTTTAACTGATAGCCATCATGCTATGACAGATAGTGGTGGTAGTATGACAGTATTTGGTTTTGGCAGAGGAACAACAGCAGACCCTTCATCTACAGCAAATTGGCTAACTGCATGTCCTGCATACTTCACAATAGGACTTGCAGACAGCAGAGATTATGCAACGACATCAAAGACAATAGAATCAGCGTGGCGAGATTTGGGTATTGTACAGCGAACAGCAGAAAAGAAAGATGGTAGTATAACACCGCCGCCACCGTCACTAACTCTGTCGTTTAAAGAAGTAACTCTTAATGCTGCCGGATATCTTTATGGGCGGGCAATTGGAGATATAGATGGCGATGGTAAAAGCGAGGTAGTGGCAAACGATTGGGCATCATATAGTCTCGGCAGTCACGGACTTGTTTATTTCGATTATCCTGATGCAACAGAAAAAACACTTATATCATTTTCAGGTTATCCTGACTATACCTATTGGCGAAGTGATGACATAAGATTAGCGGACATGAACAAAGATGGTAAATTGGATGTAATAGGCGGAATATCTGCTACTTATGGAGATAACAATAATTGTATGGTAGAGTTATGGGAGAACATGGGTGGCGGAGTATGGACACGGCATAATTTGGATACAGCAGCAAATACGTATTACATAAAGAACATAGTAATAGCAGACATAGACAGGGATGGTAAATTAGATGTAGTGATTAGAACTGACCCATATAGCAGTAGTCTAAGTGCAAACATATGCATATATTTTCAGGATACTTTAAATTCTTGGGTTAAGAAAAGTTTTAATACAGTTATAGATGAAGGTATGGATGTAGGTGATATAGATGGTGATGGCTATCCGGATATAGCAATTGGCGGCAGATGGTATAAGACACCAGCGACCGGTCAAAGAACAGGAACATATACTGCCTACGATTTTGCGTCTAAATGGTTACCCACAAGTCCGGAACAGTCAGGTTTCCCTAGTTGGGCACAAGGCGGCTGCAGAGTAAAGATTGCAGATTTAAACGATGATGGTAAAAATGAGATACTAGTAAGTCCTGCAGAAGCGCCTACAAAAACTCTTCCGGTAGCATATTATACTTCTAATAATCCGACTGGTGGAGTAAGTGCATGGACTGAACATGTCTTAGAGGCAAATATTCAGAATGCGCACACATTAGAAGTAGCGGACTTTGATAAGAACGGTAAATTGGATGTACTCTGTGGCGGTATTGGTCTTAATAATTTTGGAGATAATGCTGATAAAGGACTTTGGGTTTATTTACAAAGTCCGGATGGAACTTTTACTCGTTCTAATATAACACAAGCTACCAAAGGTGCTTATTGTGCAATAATAGGCGACCTCAATAATGATGGTGATATAGATATAGCAAATGTTAGTAGTTTTACTAATGGTCCTTCTACGGTTTATGAGAATCTAGCTTCTGCGTTTTCACTTGATAAATGGACATACAAACAAATAGATAATAGTCGTGAAGTATATAGAACTACACCCTGGACTGTTGCGTTTTTTGGTATAACAGCAGCAGACCTTACTGGTCATAATAATGGATACAAGGATATAGTATCAGGTAAATATTTCTATCGTAATCCCGGTGGCGATATGACAGGCACATGGAATAGGACTACCTTTCCCGTTAACTGTGACGGTATCCTTGCAGTGGATGTAGATAGCGATGCATATGCTGATGTTATAGCAGAAATGCTTCCGGATGTATATTGGTTAGAAGCTACTTCACCTGATGGCTCTTCATGGGTGGTGCGGGCAACAATAGGTCAGGTACCGGCTACAGTACATGGATTAGGTCAGGGAGCAGCACTCGCACAAATAATACCAGGCGGTAAACCCGAGATAGTAATTACAGGTGGCTCTACTGGTAGTGAGACCTATTATTTCCAAATTCCTACTACAAACCCGGAAGCAGGGAACTGGCCAAGAACACTTGTTACAAGCGCAGGTAGCGATGAAATGATAGGAGTTGGTGACATAGATAAAGATGGAAATTTAGATATAGCCGCAGCGGACCGCAGTACACCATATCAGGTGGCATGGTGGAAAAATCCCGGTGTTGCCGGACAGGCAAACTGGACTAAATATGTAATAGGAACAATTAACGTAGGACCAGCGTCGGGTTTTCCGAACTGTGCGCGTTTAGCAGATATAAATGGCGATGGTAGATTAGATTTGGTAATAAGTGCGGAGGACTATTTGAGTACCGGTCCCAATTCACCTTCATACTGGTATGAATGTCCGGCTAATCCAACTGCTAATAATTGGATATGTCATACGATAGCTATGGGTAGCGCACTTAACAGTTTGGATGTTGCAGATGTAGACAAAGACGGCGACATTGATGTTATGGTAGGCGAGATGAAGACAAACAAGAGACTTTGGATTTATGAGAATAACGGACAAGGCACTCTTACATCACATTTAGTGGCTAGTGGTTACGAGACCAACGGAGCAAAAATGCTTGATTTGGATGGCGATGGCGATTTGGACATAGTAAGCCCAACTTTTGATGCTCCTCAATATCTACATATGTGGCGTAATGATGCTGTTGGCACTGGCACACCCGTTAATACACCACCGACAGTAAACATAAGTGCAATTGATGTTACAAATGGTAATATAGCACCTGCTACATTAACAATAAAAGTAAACGCATCTGACACTGACGGTATAAAGCAAGTAGATTTTTATAGTAATAGTAACTGGATTGGAACAGACACTAGTTCACCATATGAGTTTGCATGGACTGTTAACAACCCGGGGGATTACAGTATACAAGCAAAAGCAACCGATAATGGTACTCCCAATGCTACTGCAATGTCGGCAGCACAAGTAGTGACAATAACAGGTGTTACACCACCGGCAACACAGCAGGCATATCCCGCAGGCGTAGCATGGTTAGTCGGAACAGGGACAACAACAATACAGTCAGAAGATTACGATATGGTAACAAATGGTGTTGCCGAAGGCGAAGCATACCATGATACAACAACCAGCAACAAGGGTGGCGGATACAGAACAGCTGAAGGCGTAGATGTGAGAGCAATTACTTCAGATGCAGGTGGTGGCTACCAGGTAGGTTGGACAGTACCCGGCGAGTGGTTAGAATACAGTATAAATGTAAATCAAGCCGGTAATTACAAAATAATACTTAGGGGCGCCAATGGAGAGACAAGCGACGGTGGTCCAATGCACATTGAATTCGTCCAAAATAACGCAACTTATGTTCAAACGACACCTTCAGTAGGCACACCGCCGACAGGTAGTTATGAAACATTTACAGATGTAACACTTTCAGCCGGAGTAACACTTAACGCAGGTAACCAGATAATGAAGTTGGTTATGGACAATAGTTCAGCAGTTGGCAATGGTGATATTAATTATATCCAGTTAGTACTGGTAAGTGCAGAGACACCTAATACAGTAGCGACACCGACAATAAGTCCGGCAGCAGGGACATATTCAGGTTCTGTTAGTGTAACACTTACGTGTGCAACCGGCGGGGCAGAAATAAGATATACAACAAACGGGACAGACCCGACATCATCATCAACGTTATATTCCGCACCGTTTACATTAACTGCGAATGCTACAGTAAAAGCCTGTGCGTTCAAAACTGCTATGACCGACAGTTCAATAAATAGTGTGGCATATATCATAACAAATACTTCAACTCAGCAGGCATATCCCGCAGGAGTAGCATGGTTGGTAGGAACAGGGTCAACAACGATACAAGTAGAAGATTACGATATGGTAACAAGTGGTTCCGGTGAAGGTGTAGCATATCATGATACAACACCTGGTCAGGAAGACGCATCGAACACATACAGACCAACAGAGGGAGTGGACGTAGAGGCATGCACTGACATAGGTGTGGGATATGATATAGGATACACAATCGTAGGTGAATGGTTAGAATACAGCGTGAATGTTAATCAGAGCGGCAAATATAAAATAGTATTAAGAACCGCCCGTGGCACTACAGTTGATGATATGGTACATCTTTCATTCATTCAGAACAGTGCAACATATCTTGTAACACCGTCAGTAAGCTTACCTGGAACAGGCGGCTGGCAGGTATGGGTAGATACAGAAGTCGCAACTGATGTAACACTTAATGCGGGTAACCAGATAATGAGATTAGAACTGGATTCCAGCGCTGCGACATATTGCAGTAATTTTAATTACATCAAGTTAATAAGAACAAGTGCAGAGACAATTAATACAGTAGAAACACCGACAATTAGCCCGAGCGCAGGAACATATTCAAATTCTGTTACAGTAACGTTAGGCTGTGCAACCAGTGGAGCAGAGATAAGATATACGACAAACGGTACAGACCCGACATCATCGTCAACGCTATATTCCGCACCGTTTACATTAACTGCGAGTGCAACGGTCAGAGCCCGTGCGTTCAAAGCTGCTATGACCGACAGTTCAGTGAATAGTGTAGCATATACAGTAACAATTGCTTCACCGCAACAGTCATATGGCAATAATGGTAACCCGTGGCAGATAATAACAGGTACGACAACGATAGAGGTAGAAAATTTCGACACTGTAACAAGCGGTATTGCTGAAGGCGAGGCGTATCATGATATGGATGCCACTAACAGGGGTGGAGCATACAGGACAACCGATGGTGTAGATATAGAGGCAGTCACCGGTGCAAGTAACGGCTACGATATCGGGTATGTAGTTCCCGGCGAATGGTTAGAATACAGTGTAAATGTAAATCAAGATGGCGACTACAAAATAATAGTAAGCGCAGGCAATGGAGGTACAACTGCAAGTCCGTTCCATGTTGAATTTGGTCCGCATAATGCAACAAACATTGTAACACCATCAGTAAGCATACCTAATACAGGCGGATGGACGACCTTTACGGATATAACAGTTGCAAATTCTGTAACACTTGCCGCCGGCAACCAGATAATGAAGTTAGTAATGGAAACCGGTAGTGCATCTAATAACGGTAATTTTGATTACATCAAATTAATAAGACAAACTCCTGATACCACACCACCTGTAGTAAGTGCAGTAGTATCGGCAAATATTACCGGCAGTGGATTGGTAATAACATGGACTACCAATGAGCCGGCAAACAGTAAGATAGAGTATGGATTAACTACAAGTTATGGTAGCGCTACCGTTATAACAGATACCACTGGTGTATATACACACAGTGTTACACTAAGTGGTCTTACTGAGAAGACAGCCTATCATTACAGGATGGTGTCCGTAGATATGAACGGTAACACGACAATGACCGGAGATTACAGTTTTACAACGACAGCATATGATACTACAGCACCGGTAATAAGTAATGTATCCGCAGGAGTAACACAAAATAGTGCAGTAATAAAATGGAATACCGATGAGAACTCCGATTCTCAGGTAGGATATGGAACTACGACATTGATGGGTACCGCAACTACCTTAGATGCGACATCAACCAGGTTACATAGTGTTTCACTTAGCGGATTACAGAAAGGGAAAACTTATTATTACAAGGTTTATAGCAAAGATGCAACCGGCAATCTTGCTACATCATCACAATATAGTTTCAAGACATACAACCTGAAACACAAGATATATACCTATTACTATGATGATGGGACAACGACAACTAAAGTAGGTGCAACACCGGCTGTGAGTTTGAAGTTCAAGGTACAGGTATATAATGTAGATGAGAACAGTATTGCAACTGACTATACCGGCACTTTAACACTTACAACGAAGAACAGCAAAGGCACTGAACTGGATACAACAGATTCAACATTAGTTACTGCAGATGCAGGTGAGAAGGAAGTTGCTATCCCGTTCCGTAGTGATATAAATACAGTAGAGTTAAGCGGTGATACGACAGCGCCGGTAGTGATAGGCTTTAATGATATGTATATAGCAAAATTAGTTGGCTACCAGGGTGGTTCAATACGTGGCGCCAACGGGTTAAAGATACTTATACCTACAGGAGTCTTGTCTGCGAACAAATATCTTGCATCAATAAAGACGAGTGCTGCACCGGAAGTAAAGAACACAATGAAATATGTTAATACACTAAATCCGATATGTTACGATTTCGGCGAGTTAACATTCAACAATAATGCACCTGTATTGGAAAACCAGACATTCACAAGGGCAGTGAACATAACAATACCATATACAGCAGCGGACATAGGGACATTAAACGAGGATGGACTTAGAATCTACTACTGGACAGGAACAGATTGGGAATTAGTATCAGGAGTCCAGACAGTAGACAAATCAAACAACACAATAACTGCAACAGTCAAACATTTCTCAACATACCGGATATTAGGTAGTTATGTATCTGCCGACATGAGTAATGTTAAAGTTTATCCTAATCCTTATAATCCTGACACAGCAGTTCTTGGTAAGCTAAAAATTATAAATTTACCAATGAATAGCGTTATGAAGTTGTATAGTGTGGATGGTGAATTAATCAGGGAACTCAAAGAGCTCGACTTTGGTAATCTTGGTTGGCTCGAGTGGGATGGCAAGAATGGCGATGGTGACAAAGTAGCCAGAGCAGTATATATCTATCACATCGAAGACGCTGCCGGCAACAAGAAGACAGGCAAGATAGGACTTATAAGATAG